The Ciconia boyciana chromosome 15, ASM3463844v1, whole genome shotgun sequence genome has a segment encoding these proteins:
- the PIWIL1 gene encoding piwi-like protein 1 isoform X1, which translates to MTGRARARARGRPPGQETAIPSVGVTSVQQALPSQPPGRWQPQQPHVPPSVSEEPGGRGRQRGPQSVPQGQNGRRPEGLQISAGFQELSLADRGGRRRDFHDLGVNTRQAIEHVQESKTGSSGIMIKLITNYFRLTSRPQWALYQYHVGYSPEMEARRLRSALLFQHEELIGKTHAFDGSILFLPKKLGNKVTEVFSRTRNGEGVKITITLTNELPPTSPTCLQFYNIIFRRLLKMLNLQQIGRNYYNASDPISIPNHRLMVWPGFTSSILQYEESIMLCTDVSHKVLRSETVLDFMYSLYYQVEEQRFRDACAKELIGLIVLTKYNNRTYRVDDIDWDANPQCTFRKADGSEISYVDYYKRQYNQEITDLNQPVLISQSRRKRGSMMPGPVVLIPELCFLTGLTEKMRNDFNMMKDLAIHTRLPPEQRQREIRRLIDYIQKDDNVQKELRDWGLSFDSNLLSFTGRVVQGEKILQSGNVFDYNPQFADWSKETRGAPLICAKPLDNWLLIYTRRNYDIANTLLQNLFKVTPSMGIRMNKATMIEVDDRTEAYLRVLQQSITPDTNIAVCVLSSSRKDKYDAIKKYLCTDCPIPSQCVIARTLSKPQTAMAIATKIALQMNCKMGGELWSVEIPLKQVMIVGIDCYHDTLSGKQSIAGFVASLNQTMTRWFSRCAIQGRGQELVDGLKACLQTALRDWFKWNKYLPSRIIVYRDGVGDGQLNTLVNYEVPQFLDCLKSVGKDYNPRLTVIVVKKRVNTRFFAQCGGALKNPPPGTVVDVEVTRPEWYDFFIVSQAVRNGCVAPTHYNVIYDTSKLKPDHVQRLTYKLCHMYYNWSGVIRVPAPCQYAHKLAFLVGQSIHKEPNLLLSDRLYYL; encoded by the exons ATGACAGGAAGAGCTAGAGCCAGAGCAAGAGGAAGACCTCCAGGGCAGGAGACTGCTATTCCTTCTGTAGGAGTTACATCT GTTCAACAGGCTTTGCCAAGTCAGCCACCTGGCCGTTGGCAACCTCAGCAGCCACATGTTCCTCCATCGGTATCAGAAGAACCTGGTGGCCGTGGACGACAGAGGGGCCCTCAGAGTGTTCCACAAGGCCAGAACGGGAGAAGGCCAGAAG GATTACAGATTTCAGCAGGATTTCAGGAATTGTCTTTAGCAGATAGGGGTGGACGTCGCAGAGATTTCCATGACCTCGGGGTGAATACTCGGCAAGCCATAGAACATGTTCAAGAATCAAAAACTG GTTCTTCAGGTATTatgataaaattaattacaaattacTTTCGTTTGACGTCTCGACCCCAGTGGGCTTTATATCAGTACCATGTTGGCTATAGTCCTGAGATGGAAGCACGCCGTCTTCGATCAGCTTTGCTCTTTCAACATGAAGAGCTAATTGGAAAGACACATGCATTTGATGGATCAATATTATTCTTGCCAAAAAAACTAGGGAACAAG GTTACTGAAGTATTTAGTAGGACTCGAAATGGAGAGGGTGTGAAGATAACAATCACGTTGACTAATGAGTTGCCACCTACTTCACCTACGTGTCTGCAATTTTACAACATCATTTTTAGAAG GCTTCTGAAGATGTTGAATTTGCAGCAGATTGGACGTAATTATTACAACGCCAGTGACCCAATCAGCATCCCTAATCACAG GTTGATGGTTTGGCCGGGCTTCACAAGTTCTATCCTCCAGTATGAGGAAAGCATTATGTTATGTACAGATGTGAGCCATAAGGTTCTTCGCAGTGAAACAGTGTTGGATTTTATGTACAGTCTGTATTACCAGGTTGAAGAGCAAAGATTTAGAGATGCCTGTGCTAAAGAGCTGATAGGTTTAATTGTCCTTACGAA GTATAATAACAGAACATACAGAGTTGATGACATCGACTGGGATGCCAATCCACAGTGTACCTTTAGAAAAGCAGATGGTTCTGAGATCAGCTACGTGGACTACTACAAAAGG CAATATAATCAAGAAATTACTGACTTGAACCAGCCTGTCTTGATCAGTCAGTctaggaggaagagaggaagcaTGATGCCAGGACCTGTGGTTCTAATTCCAGAGCTGTGCTTCCTAACAG GATTAACTGAGAAGATGCGTAATGATTTTAATATGATGAAAGACTTGGCTATTCATACGCGGCTGCCACCTGAGCAAAGGCAACGTGAAATTAGAAGACTTATTGACTACATCCAAAA agatgACAATGTTCAGAAGGAACTCCGAGACTGGGGTTTAAGCTTTGATTCTAATTTATTATCCTTTACGGGAAGAGTTGTTCAAGGAGAAAAGATCCTTCAGTCAGGAAATGTG TTTGATTACAATCCTCAGTTTGCTGATTGGTCAAAGGAAACTAGGGGAGCTCCCTTAATCTGTGCAAAGCCTCTGGACAACTGGTTATTAATATACACACGGCGCAACTATGATATTGCTAATACATTACTTCAGAATCTCTTTAAAGTCACACCATCTATGGGAATCCGAATGAACAAGGCAACCAT gaTTGAAGTAGATGATAGAACAGAAGCTTATTTAAGGGTTTTACAGCAAAGTATTACCCCTGACACAAACATA gcagTTTGTGTTTTGTCTAGTTCCCGAAAGGATAAGTATGATGCTATCAAGAAATACTTATGTACAGATTGTCCCATTCCAAGTCAGTGTGTGATTGCTCGCACTTTAAGCAAGCCTCAGACTGCGATGGCGATAGCAACAAAAATTGCCTTACAAATGAACTGTAAAATGGGTGGAGAACTTTGGAGTGTTGAGATTCCA CTGAAACAGGTAATGATTGTGGGAATTGATTGTTACCATGACACTTTATCTGGAAAGCAGTCAATTGCAGGATTTGTTGCTAGCCTGAATCAAACAATGACACG GTGGTTCTCCCGCTGTGCTATTCAAGGTCGCGGGCAGGAACTTGTGGATGGGCTCAAAGCCTGCTTGCAAA ctgctctAAGAGACTGGTTCAAGTGGAATAAGTATTTGCCCTCTCGTATTATTGTGTATCGTGATGGTGTAGGAGATGGACAACTAAATACTTTAGTTAATTATGAAGTGCCTCAGTTTCTGGATTGCTTGAAGAGTGTTGGTAAAGACTACAA tcCAAGACTTACTGTGATAGTTGTGAAGAAACGAGTGAATACCAGATTCTTTGCGCAGTGTGGTGGAGCACTTAAAAACCCACCCCCTGGTACTGTTGTTGACGTGGAGGTTACCAGACCAGAATG GTACGATTTCTTCATTGTGAGTCAGGCAGTGAGAAATGGTTGTGTTGCACCCACGCATTACAACGTGATTTATGACACTAGCAAACTGAAACCAGATCATGTACAACGTTTAACCTACAAACTTTGCCATATGTACTATAACTGGTCG ggTGTTATCAGAGTACCTGCTCCTTGCCAATACGCTCATAAACTGGCTTTCCTTGTCGGTCAGAGTATTCACAAAGAACCAAACCTGTTGCTTTCAGACAGACTTTACTATCTTTGA
- the PIWIL1 gene encoding piwi-like protein 1 isoform X2 yields MTGRARARARGRPPGQETAIPSVGVTSVQQALPSQPPGRWQPQQPHVPPSVSEEPGGRGRQRGPQSVPKTIGLQISAGFQELSLADRGGRRRDFHDLGVNTRQAIEHVQESKTGSSGIMIKLITNYFRLTSRPQWALYQYHVGYSPEMEARRLRSALLFQHEELIGKTHAFDGSILFLPKKLGNKVTEVFSRTRNGEGVKITITLTNELPPTSPTCLQFYNIIFRRLLKMLNLQQIGRNYYNASDPISIPNHRLMVWPGFTSSILQYEESIMLCTDVSHKVLRSETVLDFMYSLYYQVEEQRFRDACAKELIGLIVLTKYNNRTYRVDDIDWDANPQCTFRKADGSEISYVDYYKRQYNQEITDLNQPVLISQSRRKRGSMMPGPVVLIPELCFLTGLTEKMRNDFNMMKDLAIHTRLPPEQRQREIRRLIDYIQKDDNVQKELRDWGLSFDSNLLSFTGRVVQGEKILQSGNVFDYNPQFADWSKETRGAPLICAKPLDNWLLIYTRRNYDIANTLLQNLFKVTPSMGIRMNKATMIEVDDRTEAYLRVLQQSITPDTNIAVCVLSSSRKDKYDAIKKYLCTDCPIPSQCVIARTLSKPQTAMAIATKIALQMNCKMGGELWSVEIPLKQVMIVGIDCYHDTLSGKQSIAGFVASLNQTMTRWFSRCAIQGRGQELVDGLKACLQTALRDWFKWNKYLPSRIIVYRDGVGDGQLNTLVNYEVPQFLDCLKSVGKDYNPRLTVIVVKKRVNTRFFAQCGGALKNPPPGTVVDVEVTRPEWYDFFIVSQAVRNGCVAPTHYNVIYDTSKLKPDHVQRLTYKLCHMYYNWSGVIRVPAPCQYAHKLAFLVGQSIHKEPNLLLSDRLYYL; encoded by the exons ATGACAGGAAGAGCTAGAGCCAGAGCAAGAGGAAGACCTCCAGGGCAGGAGACTGCTATTCCTTCTGTAGGAGTTACATCT GTTCAACAGGCTTTGCCAAGTCAGCCACCTGGCCGTTGGCAACCTCAGCAGCCACATGTTCCTCCATCGGTATCAGAAGAACCTGGTGGCCGTGGACGACAGAGGGGCCCTCAGAGTGTTCC caaaacaatagGATTACAGATTTCAGCAGGATTTCAGGAATTGTCTTTAGCAGATAGGGGTGGACGTCGCAGAGATTTCCATGACCTCGGGGTGAATACTCGGCAAGCCATAGAACATGTTCAAGAATCAAAAACTG GTTCTTCAGGTATTatgataaaattaattacaaattacTTTCGTTTGACGTCTCGACCCCAGTGGGCTTTATATCAGTACCATGTTGGCTATAGTCCTGAGATGGAAGCACGCCGTCTTCGATCAGCTTTGCTCTTTCAACATGAAGAGCTAATTGGAAAGACACATGCATTTGATGGATCAATATTATTCTTGCCAAAAAAACTAGGGAACAAG GTTACTGAAGTATTTAGTAGGACTCGAAATGGAGAGGGTGTGAAGATAACAATCACGTTGACTAATGAGTTGCCACCTACTTCACCTACGTGTCTGCAATTTTACAACATCATTTTTAGAAG GCTTCTGAAGATGTTGAATTTGCAGCAGATTGGACGTAATTATTACAACGCCAGTGACCCAATCAGCATCCCTAATCACAG GTTGATGGTTTGGCCGGGCTTCACAAGTTCTATCCTCCAGTATGAGGAAAGCATTATGTTATGTACAGATGTGAGCCATAAGGTTCTTCGCAGTGAAACAGTGTTGGATTTTATGTACAGTCTGTATTACCAGGTTGAAGAGCAAAGATTTAGAGATGCCTGTGCTAAAGAGCTGATAGGTTTAATTGTCCTTACGAA GTATAATAACAGAACATACAGAGTTGATGACATCGACTGGGATGCCAATCCACAGTGTACCTTTAGAAAAGCAGATGGTTCTGAGATCAGCTACGTGGACTACTACAAAAGG CAATATAATCAAGAAATTACTGACTTGAACCAGCCTGTCTTGATCAGTCAGTctaggaggaagagaggaagcaTGATGCCAGGACCTGTGGTTCTAATTCCAGAGCTGTGCTTCCTAACAG GATTAACTGAGAAGATGCGTAATGATTTTAATATGATGAAAGACTTGGCTATTCATACGCGGCTGCCACCTGAGCAAAGGCAACGTGAAATTAGAAGACTTATTGACTACATCCAAAA agatgACAATGTTCAGAAGGAACTCCGAGACTGGGGTTTAAGCTTTGATTCTAATTTATTATCCTTTACGGGAAGAGTTGTTCAAGGAGAAAAGATCCTTCAGTCAGGAAATGTG TTTGATTACAATCCTCAGTTTGCTGATTGGTCAAAGGAAACTAGGGGAGCTCCCTTAATCTGTGCAAAGCCTCTGGACAACTGGTTATTAATATACACACGGCGCAACTATGATATTGCTAATACATTACTTCAGAATCTCTTTAAAGTCACACCATCTATGGGAATCCGAATGAACAAGGCAACCAT gaTTGAAGTAGATGATAGAACAGAAGCTTATTTAAGGGTTTTACAGCAAAGTATTACCCCTGACACAAACATA gcagTTTGTGTTTTGTCTAGTTCCCGAAAGGATAAGTATGATGCTATCAAGAAATACTTATGTACAGATTGTCCCATTCCAAGTCAGTGTGTGATTGCTCGCACTTTAAGCAAGCCTCAGACTGCGATGGCGATAGCAACAAAAATTGCCTTACAAATGAACTGTAAAATGGGTGGAGAACTTTGGAGTGTTGAGATTCCA CTGAAACAGGTAATGATTGTGGGAATTGATTGTTACCATGACACTTTATCTGGAAAGCAGTCAATTGCAGGATTTGTTGCTAGCCTGAATCAAACAATGACACG GTGGTTCTCCCGCTGTGCTATTCAAGGTCGCGGGCAGGAACTTGTGGATGGGCTCAAAGCCTGCTTGCAAA ctgctctAAGAGACTGGTTCAAGTGGAATAAGTATTTGCCCTCTCGTATTATTGTGTATCGTGATGGTGTAGGAGATGGACAACTAAATACTTTAGTTAATTATGAAGTGCCTCAGTTTCTGGATTGCTTGAAGAGTGTTGGTAAAGACTACAA tcCAAGACTTACTGTGATAGTTGTGAAGAAACGAGTGAATACCAGATTCTTTGCGCAGTGTGGTGGAGCACTTAAAAACCCACCCCCTGGTACTGTTGTTGACGTGGAGGTTACCAGACCAGAATG GTACGATTTCTTCATTGTGAGTCAGGCAGTGAGAAATGGTTGTGTTGCACCCACGCATTACAACGTGATTTATGACACTAGCAAACTGAAACCAGATCATGTACAACGTTTAACCTACAAACTTTGCCATATGTACTATAACTGGTCG ggTGTTATCAGAGTACCTGCTCCTTGCCAATACGCTCATAAACTGGCTTTCCTTGTCGGTCAGAGTATTCACAAAGAACCAAACCTGTTGCTTTCAGACAGACTTTACTATCTTTGA